One Herbaspirillum rubrisubalbicans genomic window carries:
- a CDS encoding NAD-dependent succinate-semialdehyde dehydrogenase, translating into MNSLELQRPDLMPGTQLIGAQWRAAADGRVLEVSNPATGQVFATVPDGNAEDARAAVDAAVAAFPAWRATPAKQRATIIKRWNDLLLAHQEDLGRLISREQGKPLAEAKGEVAYAASYVEWFGEEATRANGDIIPAPVTGRRMMALKEPVGVVAAITPWNFPAAMIARKIAPALAAGCTVVCKPAEDTPLTSLAIIRLALEAGVPAGVINIVTASRERTPEVVDVWLADSRVRKISFTGSTAVGKHLARHSADTLKKLSLELGGNAPFIVFDDADLDAAIDGVMAAKFRNGGQTCVSPNRIYVQEKVYDAFVAKLGARVAALKVGPATDPASQIGPMINARAIAKIDQHVRDAIERGARVITGGKRLQGPGFDSDNYYAPTVLANVTGQMQCSCEETFGPVAPVTRFATEEEVVTAANATPFGLAAYFYSTDVRRIHRVTDALESGIVGVNEGALAAEAAPFGGVKESGYGREGSVHGLDDYLHTKYVCQGQL; encoded by the coding sequence ATGAATTCACTCGAACTGCAACGCCCGGACCTGATGCCCGGTACCCAATTGATCGGCGCCCAATGGCGCGCTGCGGCCGATGGTCGCGTGCTGGAGGTGAGCAACCCGGCCACCGGCCAAGTGTTTGCCACCGTGCCCGATGGCAATGCCGAGGATGCGCGCGCCGCAGTCGATGCGGCCGTTGCCGCCTTCCCGGCCTGGCGCGCTACGCCGGCCAAGCAGCGCGCCACCATCATCAAGCGCTGGAATGACCTGCTGCTGGCGCACCAGGAAGACCTGGGCCGTCTGATCTCGCGCGAACAGGGCAAGCCCCTGGCCGAGGCCAAGGGTGAGGTGGCCTATGCGGCCAGCTACGTGGAATGGTTCGGCGAAGAAGCCACGCGTGCCAATGGCGACATCATCCCGGCGCCGGTCACCGGTCGCCGCATGATGGCGCTGAAGGAACCGGTGGGTGTGGTGGCGGCCATCACGCCGTGGAATTTCCCGGCTGCCATGATCGCCCGCAAGATCGCCCCGGCCCTGGCCGCCGGCTGCACCGTGGTGTGCAAGCCGGCAGAGGATACGCCCCTGACCTCGCTGGCAATCATCCGCCTGGCGCTGGAAGCCGGGGTGCCGGCTGGTGTGATCAACATCGTCACCGCCTCGCGCGAACGTACGCCGGAAGTGGTGGACGTGTGGCTGGCCGATTCGCGCGTGCGCAAGATCAGCTTCACCGGCTCCACGGCAGTGGGCAAGCACCTGGCACGCCACTCCGCCGATACGCTCAAGAAGCTCTCGCTGGAACTGGGTGGCAATGCGCCCTTCATCGTCTTCGACGATGCCGACCTGGATGCGGCCATCGATGGCGTGATGGCGGCCAAGTTCCGCAATGGCGGCCAGACCTGCGTGAGCCCCAACCGCATCTACGTGCAAGAGAAGGTCTATGACGCCTTCGTGGCCAAGCTGGGCGCCCGCGTAGCCGCGCTCAAGGTCGGCCCTGCCACCGATCCGGCCTCGCAGATCGGCCCCATGATCAATGCCCGCGCCATTGCCAAGATCGACCAGCACGTGCGCGACGCCATCGAACGCGGCGCGCGCGTCATTACCGGCGGCAAGCGTCTGCAAGGTCCGGGGTTCGACAGCGACAACTACTACGCTCCCACCGTGCTGGCCAATGTCACCGGTCAGATGCAATGCAGCTGCGAAGAAACCTTCGGCCCGGTGGCGCCGGTGACGCGCTTTGCCACCGAAGAAGAAGTCGTGACCGCAGCCAATGCCACGCCCTTCGGCCTGGCGGCGTATTTCTATTCGACCGATGTGCGTCGCATCCATCGCGTCACCGATGCGCTGGAAAGCGGTATCGTCGGCGTCAATGAAGGTGCGCTGGCCGCCGAAGCGGCGCCCTTCGGCGGCGTCAAGGAATCCGGCTATGGTCGCGAAGGCTCGGTGCATGGCCTGGACGACTACCTGCATACCAAGTACGTCTGCCAGGGTCAGCTCTGA
- a CDS encoding GNAT family N-acetyltransferase has protein sequence MPALSPPDTHPGQTAQQVRPPLPDLLLRPMAADDLGACHRLSLRFKWPHRLEDWDFLLQMGQGYLLEDTASDAPLRIVGSVVCTPYGEHHAVIGMLLVQAELQRRGLGRRLMQHAASQVSAHSLVVNATAAGMPLYKQLGFVQQDVLHQFQGASAQPVLVSLPPGERVRPMGKNDVARLLELDAQASGMDRSKLLLALLEISEGVALDRDGEMLGFALVRRFGHGRVIGPVVAPDAERAKGLIAHWINTYSDSFIRIDVFESTGLATWLDKLGVTCVDHVTRMCKGTPPVHNPDMQLFSIVNQALG, from the coding sequence ATGCCTGCGCTGTCCCCCCCTGACACCCATCCCGGGCAGACCGCCCAGCAGGTCCGCCCGCCCTTGCCGGACCTGCTGTTGCGGCCCATGGCAGCCGATGACCTGGGGGCCTGTCACCGGCTTTCGCTGCGTTTCAAGTGGCCGCACCGTCTGGAAGACTGGGACTTCCTGCTGCAGATGGGGCAAGGCTATCTGCTGGAAGACACCGCCTCGGACGCCCCACTGCGCATCGTCGGTAGCGTCGTCTGTACCCCCTATGGCGAGCACCATGCAGTCATCGGGATGCTGTTGGTACAGGCCGAGCTGCAACGGCGCGGCCTGGGTCGACGCCTGATGCAACATGCGGCCAGCCAGGTCAGTGCGCACAGCCTGGTGGTCAATGCCACGGCCGCCGGGATGCCCTTGTACAAGCAACTGGGCTTCGTGCAGCAGGATGTGCTGCACCAGTTCCAGGGCGCTTCGGCGCAACCGGTGCTGGTGTCGCTGCCTCCGGGCGAACGGGTACGGCCGATGGGTAAGAATGACGTCGCCAGGCTGTTGGAGCTGGATGCCCAGGCCAGTGGCATGGACCGCAGCAAGCTTTTGCTGGCGCTGCTGGAAATCTCCGAAGGGGTGGCGCTGGATCGCGATGGCGAGATGCTGGGCTTTGCCCTGGTGCGCCGCTTCGGCCATGGCCGCGTGATCGGCCCGGTGGTGGCGCCCGACGCCGAACGCGCCAAGGGGCTGATCGCGCACTGGATCAATACCTATTCGGATTCCTTCATCCGCATCGACGTATTCGAATCGACCGGCCTGGCGACCTGGCTGGACAAGCTCGGCGTGACCTGCGTGGACCACGTCACGCGCATGTGCAAGGGCACCCCGCCGGTACACAACCCGGACATGCAGTTGTTCTCCATCGTCAATCAGGCACTGGGCTGA